A region of the Mycobacterium sp. NBC_00419 genome:
TGAAGAAGATCCGGCAGTCGGTGGTCCGTGAGGACACCCCGCAGACCCGCGGGCTGATCAGGGTTGTCCACCACCTCGTCGAGGTTGAGGAAGTCAAATGAGTGTCATCAAGCTGCACGACCTGAAGCCGGCCAAGGGGTCCAAGACCAAGAAGACCCGTGTCGGCCGCGGTGAGGCCTCCAAGGGCAAGACCGCCGGTCGCGGTACCAAGGGAACCAAGGCGCGCAAGAACGTGCCGGTGACCTTCGAAGGCGGCCAGATGCCGATCCATATGCGGCTGCCCAAGCTCAAGGGCTTCCGCAACCGGTTCCGCACCGAGTACGGCGTGGTGAACCTCGGCGACCTCAGCCGGGTGTTCCCCGAAGGCGGCACCGTAGGTGTCGACGAGCTGGTGGCCAAGGGCCTGGTTCGCAAGAACGTGCTCGTGAAGGTCCTCGGCGACGGCAAGCTCACCGCCAAGATCGACGTGACCGCGCACAAGTTCAGCGGCAGTGCCCGTGAGGCCATCACCGCAGCGGGCGGCTCGGCCACCGAGCTCTGATCCGCTAACGCTCACAAAAGCTCCCGCACGCCTGGCGTGCGGGAGCTTTTTGCTTGGTCAGGATGCCGATACCGGGTAATGGGGCAGTTCGTCGGCTCGAGTCGCGGGCGCCGTGAACCGCTCGGCGAGAGCCCGTGCCGGTCGGGACCCCGCCAGCCGCAGCACCCGGCGAGTCAGCGCGAGCCCCGCTCGACTGCGGGGATGGGCCAGTCGCGGGGTGCCGGGTGGCAGCTTCTGGGCCCGGTCGACCAGCGGTCGCATCCGCCGTTCGTATCCGGCCACCGCGGCCGCAGGCGAAGCGGCGCAGGCGATTTCGCCGGCCAGAATGTAGGCGCCGGTAAGGGCCAACGTGGTGCCGACGCCGGATACCGGGGTGGCGCACCATGCGGCGTCACCGCAGAGGATCACCCGGCCTCGCGCCCACCGCGGAGCCAGCACCTGGGTCAGGTAGTCCAAGTAGAACTCGTCGCTGCCGGCGAGTGCGGCGACGATCCGGGGCGCCTTCCAGCCGACGTCGGCGAATGCGGCGGCGACCGCTCTGCGTTGCCCGGCGCCGTCGAGATCCTGCAGCCCGGCATTCTCGGACAGGAACGACAGCGCGACCCGGGTGGTGCCGACGTTGTCGGGTCGCACGGTGATCGCCCGGCCGCCGACCGCGTTGTACCAGGTCCACCAGCTGTCATCGGTCCGGTCGCGGGGGATGGTGCCGAAGGCGGTGTAGAGCCCTAACTCACGCAGGACGACGTCGTCGAACACCAGGCTCCGGGTTCGCGACCGCGCTCCCTCGGCGACGATGAGCAGGTCACCGCTGTAGGTGCGGCCCCCGGCCGTGGTCGCCGCAACGCTGTCGGCGTCCTGCTCGATCCGCTCGATCTGGTCGCCGTACACGTAGGAAACCTCGCCCACACCCGCGTCGACGAGCGTGCGGGCAAGTGCACCCCTGAGGATCTCGATCTCCGCGGTGGCACCGGCACTGTCGCCCCGGCCGGCCGGGAATTCGGCCAGGATGCTGTCCTCATCGACGAAGCGCAGGCCCACCTCTCCTGTCGTCTGTGCGGCCACCGCCGCCTCGAGATTCATGCGCCGCAACACTTCCCGTCCCGAGCCCCGGACATCGATGTTCTGGCCGGCGGTGCGCAGCGAGTCGGCGCGTTCGATGACGGTGACGCGGTGTCCGGCTTTGGCGAGCCAGTACGCCACCGTGGGTCCGGCAATACTGGCACCGGAGATGAGGATGTCCATCGCCTCAACCCTAGCCAAGATGCGAACCGGGCCGCGGAAGCGAAAATGACCAGTTCGTGGTCATCGGTAGGCTCGAGGGATGTTCTCTCTTCTGACGGGCGTGCCCGGATTCGACGACCTCCGTGCGCTGGCCCGTAAGGTCGACACCGCACGCCATCACGGCGTGCCCAGCGGTGTGATCCTCGAGCTCGACCTGCAGACGATCCCGGCCGAGACCGGTGGCTTCGATCCGCTGGCCTTCGTCACCGGCGCTGGCCGGCCTCTGCTGCTTGCCGATGCGGTCGCCGCGATCCACCGCGCAGCCGAGGACGACCGGGTGGCGGGTTTGATTGCGCGGGTGCAGCTTTCGGCGGCGCCGGCCGGTCCGGTCCAGGAACTGCGGGAAGCCATCGCCGCGTTCACGGCGCGTAAGCCGTCGGTGGCGTGGGCCGAGACCTATCCGGGCACGCTGGCCTACTACCTCGCCTCGGCGTTCACCGAGGTGTGGCTGCAGCCGTCGGGGACGGTCGGACTGATCGGCTTCGCCACCAACGCCCTGTTCCTGCGTGACGCCCTCGACAAGGCAGGTATCGAGGCCCAGTTCGTCACCCGCGGCGAGTACAAGTCGGCGGTCAACGTCTTCACTCAGGACCACTACACCGACGCGCACAAGGAAGCCGACTCCCGGCTGATCGAAAGCCTGCATGCCCAGGTCTGGCAGGCCATTGCCGATTCCCGCGGCATCGATGTCACCGCCGTGGACGAGCTGGCTAACCGGGCGCCGCTGCTGCGCGACGACGCCGTCACCGGCCACCTGGTCGACCGCATCGGCTTTCGCGACGAGGCTTACAGCCGAGTCGCCGAACTGGCTGCAGTGGAAGGGATTTCACCGGATACCGGGGACGCCGACTCCGACGACGGCCCGCCCCGGCTGTTCCTGTCCCGCTATGCCCAGGCCCGCAGGAACACTCCGCCGATACCGCCGCTCCCGGGTCGCAAGAAGCCGACGATCGCCGTCGTGACCGTCGCCGGTGCGATCGTCAGCGGCCGCGGCGGTCCGCACCTCACACCGCTGGGTCGGCCCAGTGCGGGCGCGGACACCATCGCGGCCGCGCTGCGGCAGGCCGGCGCCGACGACAACGTCTCAGCGGTGGTGTTGCGGGTCGACAGCCCGGGTGGATCGGTGACCGGATCGGAGACGATCTGGCGGGAGGTGGCCCGGGTGCGAGCCAAGGGCAAACCGGTGGTCGCCTCGATGGGTGCGGTGGCCGCCTCCGGCGGCTACTACATCTCGATGGACGCCGACACCATCGTCGCCAACCCGGGCACCATTACCGGCTCCATCGGGGTACTGACCGGCAAGCTGATCGCGCGAGGTCTCAAGGAGCGCCTCGGCGTCACCTCGGATTCGGTGCGCACCAACGACAATGCCGACGCGTGGTCGACCAACGCGCCGTTCACCGACGAGCAGCACGCTCTGGTGGAGGCCGAGGCCGATCTGTTCTACACCGACTTCGTGGCGCGGGTGGCCGAAGCTCGCGGCATGTCGGTCGAGGCGGTCGACGCGGTGGCCCGCGGACGGGTATGGACCGGGTCTGACGCCGCCGAGCATGGTCTGGTCGACGAACTCGGTGGGCTGCGCGACGCGGTGCGCCGAGCGAAGGTACTGGCCGGCCTCGAGCCCGACGCCGAGGTCGAGGTGACCGGACTGCCCGGCTCGTCGCTGCGAGACTTCCTGCGTCCCAAGTCATCTTCCCAGCCGGCTGCGGCGTCGCTGCCCGAGGCCGCGGCGGTGTTACTCGGCCAGACGATCAGAGGAGTCGTCGAACACGGCGAGCGGACGCTGGCGGGAAGCAGCGTGCTGTGGATCGGTAACAGCCGGTTCTGACGCGTCCGCGCGTGCCGCCCCGGTGCGGCAGGCTAGCTCAGGGTGGCGCTGACGTAGACGATCTCGCCGAGCGGGTCATAGCCGTCACGCTCGGGTGGTTGTAATCCGTTGCGCTCGAACAGCTCGCCGCCCGGTACGCCGGTCACATCCCAGCTCTTGGCGCGCAGGTAGTCCATGACGTGGCTGCGTGGGCCGGGGTAGACCAGCGACGGCATGTCGAGGTCGAACCCCTGCTGGCGCATGTTGGCGGCCATCTCACTGGCCTTCTCGACGTCGAAATCCATGATGCCTGGGACGTATTCGGTGGCGATCGCGCTGCCCGGCGCGGACAGTGCGGTGATGGTGTCGAACAGCTTGTCCTGGGCCTCGGGCGGTAGATAGATCAGCAACCCCTCGGCCAGCCAGGCGGTGGGGGCCGAGGCGTCGAAGCCGGCGGCGCGCAGTGCGGTGGGCCAGTCCTCCCGCAGGTCGATGCTGACGCTGCGCAACTCCGCGATCGGCTCTGCGCCGAGGTCGGCCAGCACCCCGGCCTTGAACTTGATCACCTGTGGTTGGTCGATCTCATAGACCACCGAGTCGGTGGGCCAAGGCAGTCGGTAGGCGCGCGAATCCAATCCGGCGGCCAGGATCACCGCCTGCCGGATGCCGGTGCCTACTGCTGCCAGGAAGTACTCGTCGAAGAACTTGGTGCGCATGGCCATTCCGGCGATCATCGTCTGAACCCGCTCGGGCGTGGCGTCACCGAACGGTGAGGTATCGAGCTCGTCGTCGATCATCTTGACGAAGAAGTCCAGACCCACCGCACGCACCAGCGGTTCGGCGAACGGGTCGTCGATCAGGTGGCGCGGATCCTTGGTCGCCATCGCCCGCGCGGCGGCCACCATCGTCGCGGTGGCCCCGACGCTGGATCGAAGGTCCCAGGAGTCGTCATCGGTGCGGGACATCGCAGGCTACTTTCGGATTGCAGTGACGGACAACGAATTACGAAGCGACGCGCTCAGATCTCCGGCGGGAAACTCGCGCCCGTGGCTCGCGAACAACTCCGGGCGGGTGCGGACACTGACCTGCCAGCCGCGCTCTTCGAGATAGTCGACGACGGAGTTGCGCTCGCCGGTGTAGAACAGATCGGCCATGTTGAGGTCCAGGCCGAGTTCGCGCCAGCGGTTACTGATCGCCGTGGAACGGTCGGCCAGGCCGGCGCCGCCGTCGCGGTGGTACTCGGTGGCCAGGCGGCTGCCCGGCGCGGACAGCGCGGTGATGTTGTCGAACAACCGGTCCTGGGCGTCGGGCGGCAGGTACGCCAGCAGTCCCTCGGCGCTCCAGGCTGTCGGTTTCGTGTCGTCGAAACCGTTGTCCCGCAGGGCGGCCGGCCAGTCCTCGCGCAGGTCGACGCTCACGGTGCGCAGCTCGGCGGTGGGGGAGGCGCCGAGGGCGGCCAACGTCTCGGTTTTGAAATCGATGACCTTCGCCTGGTCGATCTCGTAGACCACGGTGCCCGCCGGCCAGTCCAGTCGGTACGAGCGGGAGTCCAGGCCGGAGGCCAGAATGACGATCTGTCGCACCCCGGCTCCGGTCGCCTCGAGGAAGAAGTCGTCGAAGAAGCGGGTCCGCACCGCCATCACGTCGGTCATCACCCTTGCGGTGCCCTCGGTGTCGACGGCGGCCAGGTCGATGTCGCCGTCGACCATCTTGGTGAACAGGTCGATGCCGACGGCGCGGACCAGTGGCGCCGCGAACGGGTCGTCGATGAGGGCGTTCTCTTCGCTGCTGGCCACCGCGCGGGCGGCCGCCACCATGGTGGCCGTGGTGCCGACGCTGGTGGCCAGGTCCCAGGAGTCGCCGTCGCTGCGGGTCACCGGAGACCGCCCAGGGTGGCGTCGATGTAGGTCAACTTTCCCATTGGCTCATCCTCGCCGAAGGCGTCGCGCCCGGATACCGCGAGGAGGTCATTGACCGACGTGCTCTGGACCAGCCAGCCGTGCCCGCTCAGATAGGCACCGGCCTCGTTGCGT
Encoded here:
- the rplO gene encoding 50S ribosomal protein L15, producing the protein MSVIKLHDLKPAKGSKTKKTRVGRGEASKGKTAGRGTKGTKARKNVPVTFEGGQMPIHMRLPKLKGFRNRFRTEYGVVNLGDLSRVFPEGGTVGVDELVAKGLVRKNVLVKVLGDGKLTAKIDVTAHKFSGSAREAITAAGGSATEL
- a CDS encoding class I SAM-dependent methyltransferase — protein: MTRSDGDSWDLATSVGTTATMVAAARAVASSEENALIDDPFAAPLVRAVGIDLFTKMVDGDIDLAAVDTEGTARVMTDVMAVRTRFFDDFFLEATGAGVRQIVILASGLDSRSYRLDWPAGTVVYEIDQAKVIDFKTETLAALGASPTAELRTVSVDLREDWPAALRDNGFDDTKPTAWSAEGLLAYLPPDAQDRLFDNITALSAPGSRLATEYHRDGGAGLADRSTAISNRWRELGLDLNMADLFYTGERNSVVDYLEERGWQVSVRTRPELFASHGREFPAGDLSASLRNSLSVTAIRK
- the rpmD gene encoding 50S ribosomal protein L30 produces the protein MAELKITQVRGTVGTRWNQRESLRSLGLKKIRQSVVREDTPQTRGLIRVVHHLVEVEEVK
- a CDS encoding FAD-dependent monooxygenase; the encoded protein is MDILISGASIAGPTVAYWLAKAGHRVTVIERADSLRTAGQNIDVRGSGREVLRRMNLEAAVAAQTTGEVGLRFVDEDSILAEFPAGRGDSAGATAEIEILRGALARTLVDAGVGEVSYVYGDQIERIEQDADSVAATTAGGRTYSGDLLIVAEGARSRTRSLVFDDVVLRELGLYTAFGTIPRDRTDDSWWTWYNAVGGRAITVRPDNVGTTRVALSFLSENAGLQDLDGAGQRRAVAAAFADVGWKAPRIVAALAGSDEFYLDYLTQVLAPRWARGRVILCGDAAWCATPVSGVGTTLALTGAYILAGEIACAASPAAAVAGYERRMRPLVDRAQKLPPGTPRLAHPRSRAGLALTRRVLRLAGSRPARALAERFTAPATRADELPHYPVSAS
- a CDS encoding class I SAM-dependent methyltransferase; protein product: MSRTDDDSWDLRSSVGATATMVAAARAMATKDPRHLIDDPFAEPLVRAVGLDFFVKMIDDELDTSPFGDATPERVQTMIAGMAMRTKFFDEYFLAAVGTGIRQAVILAAGLDSRAYRLPWPTDSVVYEIDQPQVIKFKAGVLADLGAEPIAELRSVSIDLREDWPTALRAAGFDASAPTAWLAEGLLIYLPPEAQDKLFDTITALSAPGSAIATEYVPGIMDFDVEKASEMAANMRQQGFDLDMPSLVYPGPRSHVMDYLRAKSWDVTGVPGGELFERNGLQPPERDGYDPLGEIVYVSATLS
- the sppA gene encoding signal peptide peptidase SppA, with protein sequence MFSLLTGVPGFDDLRALARKVDTARHHGVPSGVILELDLQTIPAETGGFDPLAFVTGAGRPLLLADAVAAIHRAAEDDRVAGLIARVQLSAAPAGPVQELREAIAAFTARKPSVAWAETYPGTLAYYLASAFTEVWLQPSGTVGLIGFATNALFLRDALDKAGIEAQFVTRGEYKSAVNVFTQDHYTDAHKEADSRLIESLHAQVWQAIADSRGIDVTAVDELANRAPLLRDDAVTGHLVDRIGFRDEAYSRVAELAAVEGISPDTGDADSDDGPPRLFLSRYAQARRNTPPIPPLPGRKKPTIAVVTVAGAIVSGRGGPHLTPLGRPSAGADTIAAALRQAGADDNVSAVVLRVDSPGGSVTGSETIWREVARVRAKGKPVVASMGAVAASGGYYISMDADTIVANPGTITGSIGVLTGKLIARGLKERLGVTSDSVRTNDNADAWSTNAPFTDEQHALVEAEADLFYTDFVARVAEARGMSVEAVDAVARGRVWTGSDAAEHGLVDELGGLRDAVRRAKVLAGLEPDAEVEVTGLPGSSLRDFLRPKSSSQPAAASLPEAAAVLLGQTIRGVVEHGERTLAGSSVLWIGNSRF